AATTTCTCCTAAGTGAAACTCAATCTCATACCTGATTTTGGCCAAGCCACGGTAATAGTCCAACCAAAAAGGATCAAAATCATCTATACCATACAAATTGGACCAAGCAAGAAAATCCGGTTCCTCCACATAATCTTCCAATGACCTCAAGCAAAGGTATATACATATCAGTTGATTAGATTCTTCAAAATCATTGTATTCATCCTCAATGAATATTTCCCAACTACCTGAACTTGAGTGAAACATCACTTGCAATAGTGACTCCTTTGACCCCAAAAGCTCCACACGAATCGAATGATCTTTTTGGTATTTTTTTAATTTCGCTATTTCAGAAAAACTCTGTTTCATCTGTCAAAAAAAAGAGGCTGTCTCAAAAGTCTCAAATTTGTCTGCCTAAGCACTGGAGCGACAAAAGTCGCGCAAATCGAAGGCCTTTTTGAACGAAATGACCGACATTTCGATTTCGAGACTCTCGTCTCTCAAGTGCTCAATGTGACAAAAACCAATTATGAGACAGCCTCTTCATTCCTTATTATTTACTTCTTATCAATGGATATTTTCTGTGGCAGTGTTTCATTTAATTTCTTCAATTCTGAATTTAGAATTTCATCAAGTTTGGATAGATGGCCTTCCAACTCAGCCGAAAGCTCCTCAAAAACCACATAAGCTGCATCAGTGGGTTTTGCCTGCCCACTTTCTACGCTTCTTTGAAGAGATGCCAGTCTGTTGTTTAATTTAATCGGAAAGTTTAATGGATCTTGTCCAGATTGATTTTTAACCTGATAGAGATCCTCTTCAATGACTTTCATTTTACCCAAAATCTCATCAATTTGAGATTTTACTTTTGAATTGGCTTCAATTTCTCCAGCCTGCTCTCGAATATCCCGAATTAAAATCACTGCCTCATTTGCTGCAGAAACTTTGTCTCTGATCTGGATTGCCAAATCAAATTGTTCTTGCAGATCTTCTGCTGTCACACCTTCTAAATTGGGGTCCATCTCTAATGTAAAAGAAGTACTTTCCTCTACACCTGCAGTTTTCAAAGTCACTTGATAATCTCCAATTGGTGCCATGGGACCTCTTTGGGGTCTACCTGACCAGATAATCATTCCATCAAAAACTGTAGCTCCAGGGTATCTCATATCCCATGTGAAGGTGTTTAAGCCTTTCTCTACACCCGGCACATTTCTTCCTTTCTTATCTTTCTTGCCTGTATAGGTATTGATTAGGTTCCCTGCATCATCTTTAATTTCTATTACGACAGAATCAGCCTCCGTAGGCAAATAATACTGAATAGCCGCATTGTATACACCTCTAATTGGATCTGCTGGTTCGAATAATTTCACTTCATTATTGGAGTTTACTTCCACAGCTTCACGGAGCGGCCCGATATCATCCAATATCCAAAATCCTCTTCCATGTGATCCTAAGACCACATCATCATTTTTCAAAACCAAATCCCTGATGGGAGTATCAGGCAAATTCAATTGAAGAGATTGCCAATAGTCTCCATCATTGAAAGAGACATAGACCCCATGTTCGGTTGCCAAATACAAAAGTCCTGGCTTTTCTAAATCTTCACGAATGGCTCTTGCAAAATGTCCATCTTCAATTCCATCAATGATTTTAGTCCAAGTTTTTCCAAAATCCTTGGTTTTAAAAACATAAGGCTGCCTATCATCTACTTGGTACCGATTGGCTGCCAAATACAAAGTACCAGGAGCAAATTTACCCTCATCAATAATACTCACTCTAGAGAATTTTGGAAGTTCTGGAGGTGTAATATCTTCCCAATTTTGACCTCCGTCCCGGGTGATATGTACCATTCCATCATCAGAACCCGCCCAAATGGTATTCACATCATGCATGGAAGGAGCAAGGGCAAATACCGTTGCATAGATTTCAGGACCGTTCATATCCATTGTGATTACGCCACCGGTTTTACCCAGTGTCTCTGGATCGGCATAGGTCAAGTCTGGACTTATCTTTTCCCAAGTCTGTCCATCATTGGTGGTCTTCCAGACATGCTGGGAGGTCGTGTACATAATCGATGGGTCTAATGGAGAGAACATGATAGGAAATGTCCATTGCCATCTTTCTGGAAGGGCAGAAGCAGGCTCACCAGAAAAGAACCTAGGATATACTTGAATATCTCTGTATTGCCCAGTTTTACGGTTATATCTAGTTAAAAGAGCACCTTGTGAACCTGCATAAAATACGTCTGGGTCTGTTGGGCTTTGTGTAATCCAACCACTTTCTCCACCACCCACGGCATAATGGTATCCATGTCCAGGACCTCTGCCCAATTTATGATTCCAACCTTCAGAAGGCATCGCCAAAGTAGAGTTATCCTGCTGCGCACCTGCCACATGGTAGGGTACATCCGAAGTAGTCATGACATGGTAAAATTGGGAGGTTGGATAATCTTCTTCCGTCCAGGTTTTTCCTCCATTGATACTGACTACGCCACCACCATCATTAGAGGAAATCATTCGCATAGGGTCATTAGGATCAATCCATAAATCATGATTATCCCCATGAGGAACCCTGATTTCTACATCAAATGTCTCTCCACCATCAGTGGATTTCCAAAAGTCAACATTCAATCCATAAACAGTATTTTCGTCGATCGGATCAGCATAAATTCTAGAATAGTAAAAAGCTCTCTGTCGGAGCTTCCTTTCATCATTTACTTTCTTCCAGGTTTTTCCAGCATCATCTGACCGGAAAACACCACCTTCATTGGCTTCCACAATTGCCCAAACTCGGTTAGGGTTGGCAGGGGAGACCGTCACCCCAATTTTACCTATAGGGCCTTCAGGCATTCCTGGGTTAGATGTTAAATCAGTCCAGGTATCTCCACCATCAGTGGATTTCCATAACTTAGAATCAGGTCCACCTCCCCACATTTTCCAAGCTTTTCGGTACACTTGCCAAGTAGAAGCATATAGCACCTCTGGATTAGTCCTATCAATGATCAAATCAGCAGCTCCAGCTTTGTCACTTACATAAAGTACCTTTTCCCAATTGTTTCCGCCATCGGTAGAACGAAAGACGCCTCTTTCTTCATTTTCACCATAGGGATGTCCCAAAGCAGCAACATACACGACATCTGGATTTGTTGGGTGAATTCTAATTCTCGAAATAGCTTGTGTTTCCTTTAACCCTAGATCTCTCCATGTTTCACCTCCATCCGTAGACTTATAAACTCCGTCTCCTTGGGTGATACTACCTCTTAATTGAGTTTCTCCACCTCCTATGTAAACCACATCTGGATTGGTTTCAGCTACTGCAACCGCACCAATACTGGAGGAGGTGATTTTCCCATCAGTTACAGGAAACCATTCATTTCCTCCATCGGTAGTCTTCCACAGACCTCCACCAGTTGCTCCAAAATAATATTCATTCTTCCTTCCGGGACTTCCGGCCGAACCCAAAGATCTCCCACCACGATCAGGACCTATATTTCTCCATTCGTAGCTACTATAAAAAGTTGGGTCAACAGGTGATTTTTGTTCTTGAGCATAGGTTTCATGCCCAGTAAATGCAATTCCCAGGCATATAATCAATGCCCGAATCGATCGGTAATTATAATTCATAAGTTTAGTTGATGGTTTTATTGATTATAATTTACAAAAAGAAAAGACAGTGTTTAGAAGTCTTTTTTAGACGGTCAGTGAAATCAAGCTTTCACTTTGGTGAAATCTCTCCTCACAATCAGATTTTTTAATTTGAAATAAGGTTAAAAGTATTTGGGAGTAAAAAATGACTAAATAATTAATTTCACTTTTATAAATTACCTACTGAAAATCAGTTAATTATCTCACAAAAAATTTCTAAACATCTAAATTTTAAGGATTTAAACCATTATATTAAGCTAACTTTTAAATCAATTTTTTATCCCTAAATCTATTTCAAGATGTTTTCAAACTATTTTCAAAAGAGGGGGATGGCAGTTATTTGCTTTTTCTCTTCAGCAATTATTTTCAATTCTTGCACATCTTCAACCAATGAAAGTTCCGATACCGGAAACGAATTAAAAGAGACGGTCAATAACAATTTTCCTGATTTTGGGAAAATGATCAGCCCCGAAGAATTTCAAAGTAAATATCCCGGAAAAAAAGTGTTTAAACTAAGTCAAGATTATCCATTGACTTTGCCAGATGATTCTGAATTACCCGAATTTCTGAACATTCCATTTGATGAGGATGAACACTGGATGGAATACATCAATGCTGTTCGAGACTATTCTTTCGAAGGGATGATTGAGGTTGACTTTGTAGCTCAAAAAAGTAAAGTGAGAAACTGGTACCATATGCCTTGGATGCACTGGGGACCGCAAGGTTCAGAAGGCTTTCATGGACTCGCAAAAGAAGCAGAAATTGGACCTTATCAATTAGGGCCTAATCAAACGGAAGAACACCAAACCTATGCACTTGGTTTTTACAATGAATTTGCTGGGTATACACTAGCGCAAATGTGGAAAGATGGAGATAATCCAGATCCCTATGCAACCCAAGAACCTAATGGTTTTCCTGTAGGCACCGTAATCTTCAAATTACTCTTTACTGACGCTGATGAAAGTGAAGTAGATTATTTAGTCAATCCCATGACTTGGGACGCTTATATCACTCCCAGTTGGAATAATGGATTGGATACAGGAAGAATTATTAAACCTATGCATCTGATACAGATGGATATCATGGTTAGGGATCCTAGAGCAGATAAATATGGTACTGGTTGGGTTTTTGGAACCTTCTGTTATAACGGAAAACTCAATGATGGAAAAGAAGGCTCCATGCGAGCAGAAAATTTGGTTCCCGTAGGAATACAATTTGGAAATGATCCTCAGGATACCACCAATTTCATCAATCCTTATCCAGTGACACGGACAATTATTAATCCGAATCTAAAGCAGACTAAAATCAACCCAGACTCTACAAAATTACCTCCACAGCATCTTGGTTGGGGAGGAAGATTAGATGGGCCTGTGGATTTAAATACATCTTCTTGTATGTCTTGTCATGCAACTGCAGAATTCCCTCAGGTGGCTCCATTAGTTCCAAAAGAGGCATTTATTGGAGATACAAATGCTCTGGGTCAATTAACAAAACTTACTGACACCCAAGCTGAGGAGTTCAAAAGATATTTTGAAAACCTTAGGTGTGCGACTTCTTATGATGAGACTGCTACCTCCTGTGACTTTTCACTACAAGTGTCTTTGGCTTTAGGCTATTTCACAGAATGGAAAGATGAGAACGTCGCTGGATATTGGGAAAGTGAATATGATCGAATTCCAATAGAAATGCATCGAGATGGAACCTTAAAAGTAGATTCAAATGAACTCCCAAAGCCATGAGC
Above is a window of Algoriphagus machipongonensis DNA encoding:
- a CDS encoding VPS10 domain-containing protein, which translates into the protein MNYNYRSIRALIICLGIAFTGHETYAQEQKSPVDPTFYSSYEWRNIGPDRGGRSLGSAGSPGRKNEYYFGATGGGLWKTTDGGNEWFPVTDGKITSSSIGAVAVAETNPDVVYIGGGETQLRGSITQGDGVYKSTDGGETWRDLGLKETQAISRIRIHPTNPDVVYVAALGHPYGENEERGVFRSTDGGNNWEKVLYVSDKAGAADLIIDRTNPEVLYASTWQVYRKAWKMWGGGPDSKLWKSTDGGDTWTDLTSNPGMPEGPIGKIGVTVSPANPNRVWAIVEANEGGVFRSDDAGKTWKKVNDERKLRQRAFYYSRIYADPIDENTVYGLNVDFWKSTDGGETFDVEIRVPHGDNHDLWIDPNDPMRMISSNDGGGVVSINGGKTWTEEDYPTSQFYHVMTTSDVPYHVAGAQQDNSTLAMPSEGWNHKLGRGPGHGYHYAVGGGESGWITQSPTDPDVFYAGSQGALLTRYNRKTGQYRDIQVYPRFFSGEPASALPERWQWTFPIMFSPLDPSIMYTTSQHVWKTTNDGQTWEKISPDLTYADPETLGKTGGVITMDMNGPEIYATVFALAPSMHDVNTIWAGSDDGMVHITRDGGQNWEDITPPELPKFSRVSIIDEGKFAPGTLYLAANRYQVDDRQPYVFKTKDFGKTWTKIIDGIEDGHFARAIREDLEKPGLLYLATEHGVYVSFNDGDYWQSLQLNLPDTPIRDLVLKNDDVVLGSHGRGFWILDDIGPLREAVEVNSNNEVKLFEPADPIRGVYNAAIQYYLPTEADSVVIEIKDDAGNLINTYTGKKDKKGRNVPGVEKGLNTFTWDMRYPGATVFDGMIIWSGRPQRGPMAPIGDYQVTLKTAGVEESTSFTLEMDPNLEGVTAEDLQEQFDLAIQIRDKVSAANEAVILIRDIREQAGEIEANSKVKSQIDEILGKMKVIEEDLYQVKNQSGQDPLNFPIKLNNRLASLQRSVESGQAKPTDAAYVVFEELSAELEGHLSKLDEILNSELKKLNETLPQKISIDKK